The DNA window GTTTGTGCATTCGTCAGATTCTCCCAATAAAGCTGCAAAACTTGTGGCGTGCCCGCGAAGAGGCACGGATAAGTAGCTGTACTTCCTAGAACTTAGTTCCCCACATTTCACATGCTACGGTGATGTCCGTCTCACCCCAACTGTGATTTTGTAAAACGGCGGAATTGGCGGTTCAGTGGTAAGGCTGTGCATTGAACGGTACAGGCTAAATGCTTGAAAATCAAGAGAAAGAGGCATTTTGCGGGTGGCGCCGGAGGGTGTGGAATTCCGAGGGCGAAGGGAGAAGAGCGGCTGTTAGAATCTGGGTTTGTCATTCATCCAAGGGCCCAGAAAGATGGAACACAGCCGTTCGAACCTGCAGAAGATATTTGGGGATGCGTTGAAGAATGCCCCCGCTGACCAGGCTCCCATGCTGGCATGGCCGATGGTGTGCGGCGCCAGCGTAGCCAAAAAGACGCGAGCACTGGACTTCGCACGAGGCGTGTTGCGAGTGCAGGTGCCAGATAAGGCGTGGAGGACGGAGTTGGAAGCCTTGTCGGGAGACTACGTGCGTGCGATCAACGATATGGTGGTGAAAAAGGTGTCGAAGATCGAGTTCGTGGTGCCGGTGGTCAGGAAGAGCGAGTTGGGAATAGCTTAGGAGAACGGTGTCCAAATGAAGGTCACAGAAAAAGACGTGGCGTATGTGGCGGAACTGGCGAACCTGGAACTGACGCCGGAAGAGCAACAGCGCATGTTGCGGGACATGAACGCCATCCTGGGGCATATCGATAAGCTGAATGAGTTGGATACGTCGGGCGTGGAGCCGATGGCGCAGGTTCATACGGACTCGCATGAAGCAATGCGCGATGACGTGGTGCGGCCGTCGTTGGACCGGGATGTGGTAATGAAGGGTGCGCCGAAAACGGATGGAAGCTTCTTTAA is part of the Terriglobales bacterium genome and encodes:
- a CDS encoding DciA family protein, encoding MEHSRSNLQKIFGDALKNAPADQAPMLAWPMVCGASVAKKTRALDFARGVLRVQVPDKAWRTELEALSGDYVRAINDMVVKKVSKIEFVVPVVRKSELGIA
- the gatC gene encoding Asp-tRNA(Asn)/Glu-tRNA(Gln) amidotransferase subunit GatC gives rise to the protein MKVTEKDVAYVAELANLELTPEEQQRMLRDMNAILGHIDKLNELDTSGVEPMAQVHTDSHEAMRDDVVRPSLDRDVVMKGAPKTDGSFFKVPKVIEK